One stretch of Halichoerus grypus chromosome 8, mHalGry1.hap1.1, whole genome shotgun sequence DNA includes these proteins:
- the GSC gene encoding homeobox protein goosecoid, translating to MPASMFSIDNILAARPRCKDSVLPVAPSAAAPVVFPALHGDSLYGGGGGGGASSDYGAFYPRPVGPGGAGLPAAVGGSRLGYNNYFYGQLHVQAAPVGPACCGAVPPLGAQQCSCVPTPPGYEGPGSVLVSPVPHQMLPYMNVGTLSRTELQLLNQLHCRRKRRHRTIFTDEQLEALENLFQETKYPDVGTREQLARKVHLREEKVEVWFKNRRAKWRRQKRSSSEESENAEKWNKTSSKASPEKREEEGKSDLDSDS from the exons ATGCCCGCCAGCATGTTCAGCATCGACAACATCCTGGCCGCCCGGCCGCGCTGCAAAGACTCGGTGCTGCCCGTGGCGCCCAGCGCCGCGGCTCCCGTCGTCTTCCCGGCCCTGCACGGGGACTCGCTctacggcggcggcggcggcggcggcgcctccTCGGACTATGGCGCCTTCTATCCGCGCCCCGTGGGCCCCGGCGGCGCAGGCCTCCCGGCCGCGGTCGGCGGCTCCCGCCTCGGCTACAACAACTACTTCTACGGGCAGCTGCACGTGCAGGCGGCGCCCGTGGGCCCGGCCTGCTGCGGGGCCGTGCCGCCGCTGGGCGCCCAGCAGTGCTCCTGCGTCCCGACGCCCCCAG GCTACGAGGGCCCCGGCTCGGTGCTGGTGTCCCCGGTCCCGCACCAGATGCTGCCCTACATGAACGTGGGCACGCTGTCGCGCACCGAGCTGCAACTCCTCAACCAGCTGCACTGCCGGCGGAAGCGGCGGCACCGCACCATCTTCACCGACGAGCAGCTGGAAGCGCTGGAGAACCTCTTCCAGGAGACCAAGTACCCAGACGTGGGCACCCGCGAGCAGCTGGCCCGGAAGGTGCACCTCCGCGAGGAGAAAGTGGAG GTCTGGTTTAAAAACCGCCGTGCCAAATGGAGGCGGCAGAAGCGGTCCTCGTCGGAGGAGTCGGAAAACGCCGAGAAGTGGAACAAGACGTCGTCCAAGGCGTCGCCcgagaagagggaagaggaaggtaaAAGCGATTTGGACTCGGACAGCTGA